Proteins encoded within one genomic window of Triticum aestivum cultivar Chinese Spring chromosome 2D, IWGSC CS RefSeq v2.1, whole genome shotgun sequence:
- the LOC123050748 gene encoding cytochrome P450 94B3-like has translation MAIALAAFLQLLLLPLLSLAAVFLLHARASWRLHKGAAPYPLLGHLPPFLANRHRILDWVTEVLARQPTCTLVFHRPGGERGVITANPANLEHVMRAAFGNYPKGPRFASALHDFLGRGILNVDGHAWRAQRKAASYEFNTRSLRLFVARTVHRELHGRLLPLLRRAAGSGCRLDLQDTLERYAFDNICRVAFDHDPRQLPDGDAAESAATKSTASSRFADAFRDAANLSAGRFRYAVPGLWKIKKALNLGSERRLRESIAVVHGFADGIIRSRREEMRMGCEKHDLLSRFMASQQGEGYTETALRDVVISFLLAGRETTSSALTWFFWLLSSRPDVERRIREEVAAVRARRAISDLNRPGFDLDELREMHYVHAAITESMRLYPPVPVNSVQARAADVLPDGTAVGAGWFVSYNAYAMGRMESVWGEDARAYRPERWLDPVSAEEGTFRPESPFRYIVFHAGPRICLGKEMAYIQMKSIVASVVEELELAVDGGYTPRQVASLTLRMADGLPVRVKARA, from the coding sequence ATGGCGATCGCATTGGCAGCCTTCctgcagctgctgctgctaccgctCCTCTCCCTCGCCGCTGTCTTCCTCCTCCATGCCCGTGCGTCGTGGAGACTCCACAAGGGGGCGGCGCCCTACCCGCTGCTCGGCCACCTGCCGCCGTTCCTGGCGAACCGGCACCGCATCCTGGACTGGGTCACCGAGGTGCTCGCGCGCCAGCCCACCTGCACGCTCGTCTTCCACCGCCCGGGCGGCGAGCGGGGCGTCATCACCGCCAACCCGGCCAACCTGGAGCACGTCATGCGCGCCGCCTTCGGCAACTACCCCAAGGGCCCGCGCTTCGCGTCGGCGCTCCACGACTTCCTGGGCCGGGGCATCCTCAACGTCGACGGCCATGCGTGGCGCGCGCAGCGCAAGGCCGCCAGCTACGAGTTCAACACGCGCTCGCTGCGCCTCTTCGTCGCCCGCACCGTGCACCGCGAGCTCCACGGCAGGCTCCTCCCGCTCCTGCGCCGCGCCGCCGGCTCCGGTTGTCGGCTCGACCTGCAGGACACGCTCGAACGATACGCCTTCGATAACATCTGCCGCGTCGCCTTCGACCACGACCCCCGGCAGCTCCCGGACGGGGACGCAGCCGAGAGCGCCGCGACCAAGAGCACGGCGAGCAGCAGGTTCGCCGACGCGTTCCGCGACGCCGCCAATCTCAGCGCGGGCAGGTTCCGTTACGCCGTCCCGGGGCTGTGGAAGATAAAGAAGGCGCTCAACCTGGGCTCCGAGCGCCGGCTCCGCGAGTCCATCGCCGTGGTGCACGGCTTCGCCGACGGTATCATCCGGTCGCGGCGGGAGGAGATGCGCATGGGCTGCGAGAAGCATGACCTCCTGTCGCGGTTCATGGCGAGCCAGCAGGGCGAGGGCTACACCGAGACGGCCCTCCGCGACGTGGTGATCAGCTTCCTGCTCGCCGGCCGGGAGACCACGTCCTCCGCGCTCACCTGGTTCTTCTGGCTGCTGTCCTCGCGCCCGGACGTGGAGCGGCGCATCCGCGAGGAGGTCGCCGCCGTGCGCGCCCGCCGTGCAATCTCCGATCTCAACCGACCCGGGTTTGACCTGGACGAGCTGAGGGAGATGCACTACGTGCACGCGGCCATCACGGAGTCGATGCGGCTGTACCCGCCGGTGCCGGTGAACTCGGTGCAGGCGCGGGCGGCGGACGTCCTCCCGGACGGCACGGCGGTGGGGGCGGGGTGGTTCGTGTCGTACAACGCGTACGCGATGGGGCGGATGGAGTCGGTGTGGGGCGAGGACGCGCGGGCGTACCGGCCGGAGCGGTGGCTGGACCCGGTCTCGGCGGAGGAGGGGACGTTCCGGCCGGAGAGCCCGTTCCGGTACATCGTGTTCCACGCGGGGCCGAGGATCTGCCTCGGCAAGGAGATGGCGTACATCCAGATGAAGTCCATCGTGGCGTCCGTGGTGGAGGAGTTGGAGCTGGCGGTGGACGGCGGCTACACGCCGCGGCAGGTGGCCTCGCTGACGCTGCGGATGGCCGATGGGCTCCCGGTGAGGGTCAAGGCTAGAGCCTAG